Proteins from a genomic interval of Streptomyces sp. NBC_01445:
- a CDS encoding DUF1876 domain-containing protein gives MSAQTAVGWHVELEFEEDTHRTRAAALVRLPDGSEVRAHGYASRHPSDVNQPRVGEEVAGARALNELAMKMLTKAHDEIDEASGRTSHTLR, from the coding sequence ATGTCGGCACAGACCGCTGTCGGATGGCATGTCGAGCTGGAATTCGAGGAAGACACACATCGCACGCGTGCCGCTGCGCTCGTCCGGCTCCCCGACGGGAGCGAGGTACGGGCCCATGGCTACGCGAGCCGCCACCCCTCCGACGTGAACCAGCCGCGGGTCGGCGAGGAGGTTGCGGGAGCGAGGGCACTCAACGAGCTGGCGATGAAGATGCTGACGAAGGCGCACGACGAGATCGACGAGGCGTCGGGCCGGACGTCGCACACATTGCGGTGA
- a CDS encoding GrpB family protein, producing the protein MMPEPEIPVVAPYDAAWPERGRALCAELGAALGPMALRAEHIGSTSIPGMAAKPVYDLQVSVADLDEAEAAFAGPLADLGFRLSRYRRDHVPAGLDDVPSRWAKRFWSRRGTAADPVNLHVRLAGSPNERLALLFRDWFRTHPEAVPAYAHFKYALASRVSDTGTYADVKDPVVDLVVAVAEKWAAGTGWTPEPGP; encoded by the coding sequence ATGATGCCCGAGCCGGAGATCCCCGTCGTCGCCCCGTACGACGCGGCCTGGCCGGAGCGGGGCCGCGCGCTGTGCGCCGAACTCGGCGCCGCGCTCGGACCGATGGCCCTGCGGGCGGAACACATCGGCAGCACGTCGATCCCGGGGATGGCGGCGAAGCCGGTCTACGACCTCCAGGTGAGCGTCGCCGACCTGGACGAGGCGGAGGCCGCGTTCGCGGGCCCTCTCGCGGACCTCGGCTTCCGGCTCTCCCGCTACCGCCGGGACCATGTACCGGCGGGCCTGGACGACGTACCGTCGCGCTGGGCCAAGCGCTTCTGGTCCCGCCGCGGCACGGCCGCCGATCCGGTCAACCTGCACGTACGCCTCGCGGGCTCCCCCAACGAACGCCTGGCCCTGCTCTTCCGCGACTGGTTCCGCACCCACCCGGAGGCGGTCCCGGCCTACGCCCACTTCAAGTACGCCCTCGCCTCCCGGGTCTCCGACACCGGCACCTACGCCGATGTGAAGGACCCGGTGGTCGACCTGGTGGTGGCGGTCGCGGAGAAGTGGGCGGCCGGGACGGGGTGGACGCCGGAACCCGGCCCCTGA
- a CDS encoding glycosyltransferase family 2 protein: MGNRPREVDALLAAVAKQDVPPTRVVLVGNGSPLPTFTGSGLPFTVTTVELDDNLGCPGGRNVALARLRGFDDVDVAVELDDDGLLVDADVFRTVRDLYAGDPRLGIVGFRIADEHGETQRRHVPRLRAKDPMRGGEVTAFLGGGHAFSMRMLAETGDWPADFFFTHEETDLAWRALDAGWKVVYEPSLLLQHPKTSPARHAVYHRMTARNRVWLARRRLPLPLIPLYLGTWTLLTLARTRSAGGLRAWAGGFVEGVRTPCGGRRPMRWRTAWRMTRLGRPPVI, translated from the coding sequence ATGGGCAACAGGCCCAGGGAGGTCGACGCCCTCCTGGCGGCGGTGGCAAAGCAGGATGTGCCGCCGACGCGGGTCGTCCTCGTCGGCAACGGCTCGCCGCTGCCCACCTTCACCGGCTCCGGCCTGCCCTTCACCGTCACGACCGTCGAACTCGACGACAACCTCGGCTGCCCCGGCGGCCGCAACGTCGCCCTGGCGCGGCTGCGCGGCTTCGACGACGTGGACGTGGCGGTCGAGCTCGACGACGACGGGCTCCTCGTCGACGCGGACGTCTTCCGTACGGTCCGCGACCTGTACGCCGGCGACCCGCGGCTCGGCATCGTCGGCTTCCGCATCGCCGACGAGCACGGCGAGACGCAGCGCCGCCACGTGCCGCGGCTGCGCGCGAAGGACCCGATGCGGGGCGGTGAGGTGACGGCGTTCCTCGGCGGCGGCCACGCGTTCTCGATGCGGATGCTCGCCGAGACCGGCGACTGGCCCGCCGACTTCTTCTTCACGCACGAGGAAACCGACCTGGCCTGGCGGGCCCTGGACGCCGGCTGGAAGGTCGTCTACGAGCCGTCGCTCCTGCTCCAGCACCCCAAGACCTCGCCCGCCCGGCACGCCGTCTACCACCGCATGACGGCCCGCAACCGCGTCTGGCTGGCCCGCCGCCGGCTCCCGCTCCCCCTGATCCCGCTCTACCTCGGCACCTGGACCCTCCTCACGCTCGCCCGCACCCGGTCCGCCGGCGGTCTGCGCGCATGGGCGGGCGGCTTCGTGGAGGGCGTGCGCACGCCGTGCGGGGGCCGGCGGCCGATGCGCTGGCGCACCGCCTGGCGCATGACGCGTCTGGGGCGGCCGCCGGTGATCTGA